In one window of Carassius auratus strain Wakin unplaced genomic scaffold, ASM336829v1 scaf_tig00214358, whole genome shotgun sequence DNA:
- the LOC113091912 gene encoding ADP-ribosylation factor-like protein 9 gives MPGAREIGLVGAALALTGGVACAVCYLRRKTLEPEKTEKEGLNGDGSRGEHVHKVTKTDTALKKPVISEPRTAGTQVLVLGLDGAGKTSLLHCFATGTLEQDVCPTQGFNAISINKEELQIEFLEIGGTEKLRDYWRMYLCKARVLVFVVDSSDPERFPLAKRLLDQLLSADPCLPLVLLANKQDVPGARGITELYEALDLGNVGDGHRLSVIGTQVKKGKSGASTGVQDARDLIIEMMSDD, from the exons ATGCCCGGTGCGCGCGAGATCGGGCTGGTGGGCGCCGCGCTCGCGCTCACGGGAGGCGTCGCGTGCGCTGTGTGTTACTTGAGGAGGAAAACACTTGAACctgagaaaacagagaaagaaGGTCTGAACGGGGACGGGAGCAGAGGAGAGCACGTGCATAAAGTAACCAAGACCGACACTGCACTAAAAAAGCCAGTAATATCAGAG CCCAGGACAGCAGGTACTCAGGTGCTGGTACTGGGTCTGGACGGGGCAGGAAAGACTAGTTTACTGCACTGTTTTGCCACTGGCACCTTGGAACAAGACGTTTGTCCCACTCAGGGCTTCAACGCCATCTCCATCAACAAGGAAGAGCTTCAGATCGAGTTCTTAGAGA TTGGAGGTACGGAGAAGCTGCGTGATTACTGGCGGATGTATTTGTGTAAAGCGCGTGTGTTGGTGTTCGTGGTGGACTCGTCTGACCCCGAGCGATTCCCTCTGGCTAAACGTCTCCTGGACCAGCTCCTGTCGGCCGACCCCTGCCTGCCTCTAGTGCTGCTCGCCAACAAGCAG GATGTCCCCGGGGCCCGCGGGATCACTGAGCTTTACGAGGCACTGGATTTGGGTAATGTTGGCGACGGGCACCGGCTCAGTGTGATCGGTACTCAGGTGAAGAAGGGAAAGTCTGGGGCCAGCACCGGTGTGCAAGATGCTCGTGACCTCATCATAGAGATGATGTCAGATGATTGA